A genomic window from Vigna radiata var. radiata cultivar VC1973A chromosome 2, Vradiata_ver6, whole genome shotgun sequence includes:
- the LOC106756017 gene encoding uncharacterized protein LOC106756017 has translation MAVDSSAQREHQVREFVDGNGNVAVGLKLHNKPEIPPILFEDSSLPAGLHSSHARDVYSISVLPEEDESENCASPLAFLSILEVSNQAKSPMCLDSSINCQNCIDFQMKNDDVYSQCSIDIPCVNGNSVFPESYEETVECFKTGNSPTSVLWRESSFKGGKLMQSLVNVTNPRDKPISEKLHDLPSNRWRRYKRAASFDSRKVALLFSILSSFGTLVLIYLTLRLRQRADGFALI, from the exons ATGGCTGTCGATTCCTCCGCTCAG AGAGAACATCAAGTTCGGGAGTTTGTGGACGGGAATGGAAATGTCGCTGTCGGTTTGAAGTTACATAATAAACCAG AGATTCCACCTATACTGTTTGAAGATTCTTCCCTTCCAGCTGGATTGCACAGTTCACAT GCTCGAGATGTTTATAGTATTTCCGTGTTGCCTGAGGAAGATGAAAGCGAAAACTGTGCTTCACCACTAGCTTTCTTAAGCATCTTAGAGGTTTCTAATCAAGCTAAAAGTCCAATGTGCTTAGATTCTTCCATAAATTGCCAAAACTGCATTgattttcaaatgaagaatgATGATGTGTATTCCCAGTGCTCGATTGATATTCCTTGTGTGAATGGAAATTCAGTTTTTCCTGAATCTTATGAAGAGACAGTCGAATGTTTTAAAACTGGAAACTCACCGACT AGTGTACTTTGGAGAGAATCAAGTTTCAAAGGAGGAAAACTTATGCAGAGTCTGGTGAATGTCACCAATCCAAGAG ATAAACCAATCTCTGAGAAGCTACATGATTTACCTAGTAACAGATGGAGAAGATATAAACGTGCTGCCTCATTTGATTCCAGAAAAGTTGCTCTTCTGTTTTCAATATT GTCAAGTTTCGGAACATTGGTGTTGATATATCTGACGTTGAGACTTAGGCAGAGAGCTGATGGCTTTGCTCTTATTTGA
- the LOC106756013 gene encoding dihydroneopterin aldolase 1-like: MHSWGDKLVLRGLSFHGFQGAKPEERKLGQKFVVDIDAWMDLAAAGKTDHLSDTLSYTAIYDIAKEILEGSPHNLLKSVAQKIAITILTNHNEIFVVRVKVGKPHVAVRGPVE; encoded by the exons ATGCACTCGTGGGGAGACAAACTCGTACTGAGGGGATTGTCATTCCATGGCTTTCAGGGAGCAAAGCCAGAAGAAAGGAAACTAGGCCAGAAGTTCGTGGTAGATATAGATGCTTGGATGGATCTTGCAGCTGCTGGAAAAACTGATCACTTATCAGATACACTCAGTTACACAGCAATATATGA TATAGCCAAGGAAATTCTTGAAGGGTCACCTCACAACCTTCTGAAATCAGTGGCCCAAAAAATTGCAATAACTATTCTCACAAAtcataatgaaattttt GTCGTTCGAGTGAAGGTTGGAAAGCCTCATGTGGCAGTTCGAGGTCCAGTTGAGTAA
- the LOC106756014 gene encoding protein SENSITIVE TO PROTON RHIZOTOXICITY 1, with protein sequence MPNSNSNPKADPILNFNTQDPNTTANPQLPLQNLSQVRTRIDSLQHFLSQSISTSTPLTTDQIAMVSTHIISSIHQIIVNGAALVTYSQHATAAVTPDALSYPKPEPSATDKNKQLLDSNLEPPEDGDGVKEDDWEIVELDAVELLAEHIHFCEICGKGFRRDANLRMHMRAHGDQFKTPEALARPSETGAAKGAMQFSCPFEGCNRNKLHRRFRPLKSAVCLKNHFKRSHCPKMYSCTRCHKKHFSVLSDLKSHAKHCGECRWKCTCGTMFSRKDKLFGHIALFEGHAPALACDEEGKGKQVAEDDNENPILTTDSGFELVNCFGDEELPEGFFYDFGSIDDYCLEEVLGFPSN encoded by the coding sequence ATGCCCAATTCCAACTCCAACCCAAAGGCAGATCCGATCCTAAATTTTAACACCCAGGATCCGAATACAACTGCAAACCCTCAGCTTCCGCTTCAGAACCTCTCCCAGGTTCGGACCAGAATTGATTCTCTGCAGCACTTCCTATCTCAATCCATCAGCACCAGCACTCCTCTCACCACCGATCAAATTGCTATGGTCTCCACCCACATCATCTCATCCATCCACCAAATCATCGTCAACGGTGCCGCCCTCGTAACTTACTCTCAACATGCCACCGCCGCCGTCACACCAGATGCGTTGTCGTATCCGAAGCCGGAACCCTCCGCCACCGATAAAAACAAGCAACTCCTCGATTCAAACCTCGAACCTCCCGAGGATGGTGACGGCGTCAAAGAAGACGATTGGGAAATCGTGGAGCTCGACGCCGTGGAACTCCTCGCGGAGCACATCCACTTCTGCGAGATCTGCGGGAAAGGATTCCGGCGCGACGCGAATCTCCGCATGCACATGCGAGCGCACGGAGACCAGTTCAAGACGCCGGAAGCACTGGCGAGGCCGTCAGAGACCGGCGCGGCGAAGGGCGCGATGCAGTTCTCTTGTCCGTTCGAAGGCTGCAACCGGAACAAGCTACACCGGCGGTTTAGGCCGCTGAAGTCGGCGGTGTGCTTGAAGAACCACTTCAAGCGCAGCCACTGTCCAAAGATGTACTCGTGCACCCGGTGCCACAAGAAGCACTTCTCGGTGCTTTCGGATTTGAAAAGCCACGCGAAGCACTGCGGAGAGTGCAGGTGGAAGTGCACGTGCGGGACCATGTTCTCGAGGAAGGACAAGTTGTTCGGCCACATTGCTCTGTTTGAAGGCCACGCGCCCGCGCTCGCGTGCGACGAAGAGGGTAAAGGGAAGCAAGTGGCGGAGGATGATAACGAAAATCCAATTTTGACGACTGACAGCGGATTTGAATTGGTTAATTGCTTTGGGGATGAGGAGTTGCCGGAAGggtttttttatgattttggatCCATTGATGACTACTGTTTAGAGGAAGTGTTAGGGTTTCCGAGTAATTGA
- the LOC106756015 gene encoding ubiquitin carboxyl-terminal hydrolase 4: MGAAGSKLEKALGDQFPEGERYFGLENFGNTCYCNSVLQALYFCVPFREQLLEYYANNKSLADGEENLLTCLADLFSQISSQKKKTGVIAPKRFVQRLKKQNELFRSYMHQDAHEFLNFLLNELVDILVKEAKSAAKYDQETSPPSEKAANGPNNGLPNGAKKEPLVTWVHKNFQGILTNETRCLRCETVTARDEIFFDLSLDIEQNSSITSCLKNFSSTETLNAEDKFFCDKCCSLQEAQKRMKIKKPPHVLVIHLKRFKYIEQLGRYKKLSYRVVFPLELKLSDTVEDADIEYSLFAVVVHVGSGPNHGHYVSLVKSHNHWLFFDDENVEMIDESAVQTFFGSSQEYSSNTDHGYILFYESIGSGDRN, from the exons ATGGGTGCTGCGGGTTCTAAGCTCGAGAAAGCTCTCGGCGACCAATTCCCCGAAGGGGAACGCTACTTTGGCCTCGAGAATTTCGGCAATACTTGTTACTGCAACAGCGTTTTGCAG GCACTATACTTCTGTGTTCCTTTTCGAGAACAACTGCTAGAGTATTATGCAAATAACAAGAGCTTGGCAGATGGTGAGGAAAATCTTTTGACTTGCTTGGCCGACTTATTTTCACAG ATAAGTTCTCAGAAGAAGAAAACAGGTGTTATTGCTCCCAAACGATTTGTTCAGAGGTTGAAAAAACAGAATGAACTCTTCCGTAGCTATATGCACCAG GATGCTCACGAATTCTTGAACTTTTTGCTAAATGAACTTGTTGACATCCTGGTGAAAGAGGCCAAGTCTGCTGCAAAATATGATCAAGAAACATCACCACCTTCTGAAAAGGCTGCAAATGGACCTAATAACGGACTACCTAATGGTGCTAAAAAAGAGCCTTTAGTTACTTGGGTGCACAAAAATTTTCAG GGAATACTCACCAACGAAACTAGGTGCCTGCGTTGTGAAACTGTGACAGCTAGggatgaaatattttttgactTGAGCCTTGATATTGAACAAAACAGTTCAATTACAAGTTGTTTGAAAAACTTCAGTTCAACAGAGACATTGAATGCTGAAGACAAATTTTTTTGTGACAAGTGCTGCAG tttgcAAGAAGCTCAGAAGAGAATGAAGATAAAGAAACCACCTCACGTCTTGGTCATACACCTTAAGCGTTTTAAATACATTGAACAGCTGGGACGCTACAAGAAGCTGTCTTACAGGGTTGTCTTCCCTCTTGAGCTGAAATTAAGCGATACTGTTGAAGATGCAGATATTGAGTATTCTCTATTTGCAGTAGTTGTTCATGTTGGGAGTGGGCCCAACCACGGGCATTATGTAAGCCTTGTGAAAAGCCACAACCACTGGTTATTTTTTGATGacgaaaatgttgagatgattgATGAGTCTGCTGTTCAGACATTTTTTGGGTCATCGCAAGAATATTCCAGCAACACAGACCATGGTTACATTTTGTTCTATGAGAGCATTGGCTCTGGTGACAGGAACTAG
- the LOC106756018 gene encoding uncharacterized protein LOC106756018 encodes MPNSFTNIREIAIKTIPSASKIEIKRVLESLYGFQVEKVHTLNIEGKKKKRDWLLIAKPDYKKAYVTLKNPLSISPDLYPIRIIEEDKKRVHKQTKSSVVQEEARSHWLDDEGERASPCTPPLPLYTSTFCKYEIVK; translated from the coding sequence ATGCCGAACAGCTTCACCAACATTCGTGAAATCGCGATCAAGACCATTCCTTCGGCCTCCAAGATCGAGATCAAGCGCGTTCTCGAATCCCTCTACGGCTTCCAGGTCGAGAAGGTTCACACCCTGAACATAGAGGGCAAGAAGAAGAAACGGGACTGGTTGTTGATCGCAAAACCCGATTACAAAAAGGCCTACGTCACCCTCAAGAACCCGCTCTCCATTTCGCCGGATCTCTACCCGATTCGAATCATCGAGGAGGATAAAAAGAGGGTCCACAAGCAAACTAAGTCCAGCGTCGTTCAGGAAGAGGCTAGAAGTCACTGGCTCGATGACGAGGGAGAGAGGGCTTCTCCCTGCACTCCACCACTTCCTCTCTACACCTCCACATTCTGTAAATATGAGATagttaaatga